GCTCTTGCCAACCCTCTCGCGCTTCGTTTTCGCAGCCGTGCTGTTTTACTATTTCTATCAGTCGGGCGTTTCTAAAGTCGATTTTGGCAACGGTATCTTTGGGTTCCTGAAGCCTACAGACGGCGGCTTTGTCCAGATCTTCCCGAAAGCGGCTGAGGCCGTGTTTTACGACATCACCCAGGCGTCCTTCTTTCAGAAGCTGGTGATCGTCGGCGGCGGCTGGGCCGAAATCCTTTTGCCCATCATGGTCGTCATCGGCCTTCTGACGCGCTTGGCTGGCGTTGGCATGATCGGCTTTGTCGTGGTCCAAAGCCTCACCGACCTCTACGGTCACGGCGGCATTGCCCACAAAGAGACACTCGGCGTCTGGTTTGATCAGTTCTCAAACTCGGCGATCCTAGATCAGCGCGCCTTCTGGATGCTGCTCTTTGTGGTGCTGATCGTGCGTGGCGCCGGCCCTATTTCGGTCGACGCCCTGCTTGGCCTGAACAAAAAACCAGTCGCCGCTTAGAAATGCGCCTTCTCCTCGTCGGGTTTGCCCGCCGCAACGGCCAGCACCCCGGCGAGACCCGCAAAGGCAATCGGGAACATCGTAAAGACGTTGAACCCAAAGCCCGCATACATCCAAGCCGCTGAGATCAAAAGCAAAACGCCACCCCACAGCGCCCGCGCTCGCGCCATTGCGCCGCCCGCAATGGCCAACAGCGGAGCCATGAGGGCGGTGGAGCGCACCAAACCGACGTTCTCGACCTGTGTCGCCCAGTCTCCGACCTCGCCATAGCGGTCAATGACTTCGGTGTAGCCCCAGCCAAAAAAGCCTACGATCATGCCGAAAAGTCCGGCGATGATCCCTAAAACCAGTGCTGCATTCCGCATCTGTCTCTCCTTAAGCCGCCCACTTTACATGGGCACGCCCCCTTATAATCCAAGTGCAGCCTGTACTTTAGGGGTCCATCCCAAAAGAAATTCCCCGTCGCGTTCAATCAAGGGCCGTTTCATCACAGTCGGCTCCTGCGCAAGCAGATCGAGCACCGGCATCGCACGTGTCGCCTCGTCCATTCCGCGCCATGTGGTAGACCGTGTATTAACCAAAGCCTCCCCCAAAACCTCATAGGCCTGCGTCAGTACCTCTGGCGAAATCCCATCCGCGCGTACGTCTACGAACTCTGCCTCAGGCAGAGCCTTTATCGCCTTACGACAGGTATCACAGTTCTTTAGGCCATATATTTTCATCGCTTTTCCTGTATTTTTTTCCCGCTGGACGCTTCGTGAAGGAAATACGTCCTGTTTCGCTTGCTTTTTACAATAGGCGTGCAATCATCCCAACCGTAGCATTCGTTTTATGTGACCGGCTCTGTACTTTATGAAAAGGGATCCTAGATCAGATGTTGCACCCTGCGAAAACAGGGTGACTGACTAATGGAAGGAGACACGGTATGCCAAGTGGCACCGTTAAATGGTTCAACACCACAAAAGGCTACGGCTTTATTGCACCTGACGAAGGCGGCAAAGACGTTTTTGTCCATATTTCGGCGGTAGAACGCTCTGGTCTGACAGGTTTGGCGGACAATCAGAAAGTCGAATATGAGCTGTCCGAAGGCCGTGATGGCCGTCAAATGGCAGGCGACTTGAAACTGGTCCAATAATCCTAGGGATACGGGAGCACCCCCAGGACATGATCTAAGACAATCACATCACCAACTTCAGTTGGTGGTGTAACATCCCTTTACGCCTTCTGGGCAGACCATACGTTTGTGAACCTTCGGCTTCACGCGCGGCGGCTCGTGACAGACTTCGCCCGCGACCGGCACACCACAGCTGACCATTCCCCCAACTTGAACAGGCTGCAGACCCGCTGGGCAAATGCCACCGGCATTGGCGTTGGCCGCGGCGGCCATGCGATAGGCGCAGCCCATTGGCACTTGGGGCGGCGTTTTTGGTGTGAAAGTGATTTCGGGATCCGGCTTGATCTTGCACGGAAAGATAATGCAGGTCGCATGCGCAGGCACCGCGATGACGGCAAGACAACTTGCGAACAGGATATTCTTAAACATCTAGGCCCCTTTTCTTTGCTTCTGCTCAATTATCAGGTGGGTCACTGGCCCATAGACTACTATATTTTGTGGGTCAGTCAATTTCTGATAGCGGGGAACCGCTGGAAAAACGGTTAACGGACGCGGCGAATATATTCGTCCACGCGGCAGGCTGGTGTTGCGCCCTCCAAAGGCACTTCTGAGATGCGGTGGAAATCATCGGTCGAGAAATCTGGGAAGTAGACATCTGCATCCGGGATCTCTGTGTCGACCTCGGTGACCAGAAGCCGATCCGCAATCGGCAGCATGGCCTTATAGATCCCTGCGCCGCCGATCCCATAGATCCGCATATAGCCCTCGGCGCGCGCCAGAGCTATGGCCTCGTCAATCGAGCTCGCCACATGTTCAGCCAGATCTTTTTGCGAGGACACGACGATATTAAACCGGTTCTTTAGTGGCTTAAATGGCAGGCTATCCCAGGTGTTGCGCCCCATGATGATCGCGCCGCCCAGCGTTTCGCGTTTGAACATCGCGAGATCCTCGGGGACGTGCCACGGGATATCATTGTCTTTGCCAATCGCGCCATTTCGCGCGCGCGCCACGATGAGGGAAATCATACGGCCACCGGCGCTTTGATATTTGGGTCGGCTTCGTAGTTCAGGATTTCAAAATCCTCGAATTTGAAGTCGAAGATGGACTTTACGTCGCGCTTGATCCGGATCTGCGGCAAAGGTTTGGGTGTGCGCTCCAATTGCGTGGCGACCTGCTCCATGTGGTTGGAATAGATATGCGCGTCGCCAATCGTATGTACGAAATCGCCCGGCTCGTACCCTGTCACATGTGCCAGCATCACCAGCAAAAGCGCATAGGAGGCGATGTTGAACGGCACGCCAAGGAACATATCGGCCGAGCGTTGATAGAGCTGCAAATGCAGCTTGCCTCCAATGATCCGCACTTGCCAAAGCGTATGGCACGGCGGCAGCGCCATGTCGGGGACATCAGCGGGGTTCCAGGCAGACACAATCATACGGCGACTGTCGGGCGAGGTCTTGATCAGCTTGATCAGCTCGTCGACCTGATCCACACTTCCGCGACTGAGGATGCCGTCGTCGTTTTGAAGCGCCGGAAAATTGCGCCACTGATAGCCATAGACCGGGCCCAGATCCCCGTTTTCATCCGCCCATTCGTCCCAGATCGAGACGCCATTGTCCTTGAGGTATTTGATATTCGTGTCGCCACTCAGAAACCAAAGCAGTTCATGGATGATCGAGCGCAGATGTAGTTTCTTGGTCGTGACCAAGGGAAATCCGTCACTGAGCGGATAGCGTGCTTGCATCCCGAAATAGGACGTCGTGCCAGTTCCCGTACGATCACTTGAGGGCGTCCCTTGATCCAAAATCAAGCGCAGTTGGTCGTGATATTGCTGCATTTTGCCCTCCATCGTCGCCAATTCACCCCGCGACTCATGAGCAAGCATACCCCCCAGATCTAGACGCCACCACCCAAAAGGCCGCTAAATGCTGTTAATTTCCGCGCAATCCGCCAGAAGCCTCTCGACAGGCGACATGAAACATCTAGCTTTAGCGCAACCATGATCTTTACCGGAGCTGACACATGAAGATTCGCTACCTGCACACGATGGTTCGTGTGGCTGACCTAGACGCCTCTATCGCCTTTTATGAGCTGCTCGGGCTGGAAGAAACCCGCCGCTATGAGAACGAAGGCGGTCGGTTCACATTGGTTTTCATGACGCCTCCGGGCCAAGAAGATGCGCACGTCGAGCTGACTTACAATTGGGACGGAGACGACGGACTGCCCAGCGACAGCCGCCACTTTGGCCACCTCGCCTATAGTGTCGAAAACATCTACGACATGTGCCAGCATCTGATGGACAATGGTGTCACTATCAATCGACCGCCACGTGATGGGCGCATGGCCTTTGTGCGCAGCCCGGACAATGTCTCGATTGAACTATTGCAGGATGGAGATGCACTGCCATCGGCGGAACCCTGGGCCTCGATGGAAAACACCGGTCACTGGTAAATCAGTAGATATAGCGGATTTGGTCCGTCCAATACCGCTCCACTCGTTTGAGGGCCTGTGTGATATCCAGCAGGCCTTCAATCCCCAAAACGCCTTTGGATTGCAGCCCGTCGGCGTGACGTTCAAACAAAGTCGCGACAAGATCGCGGATCTCACGCCCTTTTGGCGTCAATCGCACCCGCACCGAGCGGCGATCAATCTCGCAGCGCTGATGGTGCATATAGCCCATTTCCACCAGTTTTTTAAGGTTATAGCTGACGTTGCTGCCCTGATAGTAGCCACGCGATTTCAGCTCGCCCGCCGTGACCTCATTGTCGCCGATATTGAACAACAAAAGCGCCTGCACCGCGTTGATTTCCAACACGCCCACCCGCTCAAACTCGTCCTTAATGACATCCAAAAGCAAGCGATGCAGACGTTCCACCAGCGCAAGCGCGTCCAGATAATTCGATATATATCCCGCGTCTGTGGGAAGACGCGTGGGTGAATGAATGCTCATCCCTGCCTCCGAGGTTTGTCAGAGGTTAGGTTGAGTCAAAATTGCCAAAATTCCGTTAAATCCGGAGCAGTCGATTAAAATTCAATTTAATCAGCGCCTTGGACATGAGCTGAAATCTCAGAAATCAATGCCGCAAGCTCTTGTGGAGCCTCGGCCTGTCCGCTCACCCATTGATAGAGGTCCTGATCGTTCTCGTTCAACAGGGCCTCATAAAGGTCCAATGCAGGTTCATCCATGCCCGCAAGATACGCATCGGCATAGCGGCTGAGAATGATGTCCATTTCCTTAATACCGCGGCGCATGGATCGCATTTGCAGTCGCTTTAGGCGGTTTTCATGGGTCTCAGACACAGATCAGGCCCCTTTGCGAAGACGCTTTTCAAGCACGGCCAAGCGCTTGGTCGCATTCTGCAACTGCGTGTGAATTTCGCGAATTTCGGACAAGATCGCCTGATCAGCCGAGGCCGTGGACTCTTCGACGTCCACATCGTCGCCTTCGCCTGTCAGCAGCCACTTCAGCGACACGCCCAACAGGCCAGACACCATCTGCAACCGGTTGGCACGCGGCTCGTTCAGATCGTCTTCCCAACTGACCAAGGTGACTTTCTTGACCCCCAGTTTTCGCGCCAGATCCGTCTGGGACAGGCCCGCCTGTTCACGTGCCGCCGTCAGACGATCTCCGAAGGTTGCGACCTCGGGCACATACCAATCTTCGGTATCCATGACCTCTTCGCCGGTCCATTCGTCCTGATCGCTCATCGCCGTCGCCCTTAACTTTGCTTGCCCATCAATGGGGCGCACATTATGACAAGCATGACCGGATTACAAACGAGGCATTATGTCCATTCTTGCAGATTCCCTGAGCCGCGTGAAACCTTCTCCGACTATGGCGATGACCGGCAAAGCCGCAGAGCTGAAGGCGGCTGGACGCGATATCATTGGCCTCTCTGCCGGAGAGCCTGATTTCGACACGCCCGAAAACATTCGCAAGGCGGGTCAAGAGGCCATCGAGACGGGCAAGACCCGCTATACGGCTGTTGACGGCATCCCAGAGCTGAAACAGGCGATCTGCGAAAAGCTGAAGCGTGACAATGGGTTGAGCTACACACCTCAACAGATCTCGGTTGGCACTGGCGGCAAGCAGACGCTTTACAATGCGCTGATGGCGACGATCAATCCGGGCGACGAGGTCGTGATACCCGCGCCTTATTGGGTCAGCTACCCAGATATGGTTTTGCTGGCAGGCGGCACGCCGGTGATTGCCGAGGCCACGCTAGAGAATAACTTCAAGCTGACCCCAGAGCAGCTCGACGCAGCAATCACGCCGAAAACGAAATGGTTCATCTTTAACAGCCCGTCCAATCCAACCGGTGCTGGCTATAGCCACGATGAGCTCAAAGCGTTAACGGATGTTTTGCTGCGCCACCCGCATGTCTGGGTGATGTCTGATGATATGTATGAACATCTGGCCTATGGCGATTTCAAATTCTGCACGCCTGCAGAGGTCGAACCCGCGCTCTATGACCGTACGCTCACCTGCAACGGCGTCTCCAAGGCCTATGCCATGACAGGCTGGCGCCTTGGCTATGCGGCTGGTCCGGTCGAATTGATCGGCGGGATGCGCAAGATTCAGAGCCAATCGACATCAAACCCCTGCTCCATCAGCCAATATGCAGCGATTGAGGCTTTGAATGGCCCACAGGACTATCTGGCCAAGCACAACGAGATGTTCGTGCGCCGCCGCGATCTCGTGGTCTCGATGCTCAACGAGATTGACGGCGTGGTGTGCCCCACGCCTGAAGGTGCCTTTTATGTTTATCCCTCCATCGCGGGGCTAATTGGCAAGACCACGCCCAATGGGACCGTCATAGAAAATGACGAGGCCTTTGCCACTGCCTTGCTTGAGGAAAAAGATGTGGCCATCGTTTTTGGTGCAGCCTTTGGCCTCTCGCCGAATTTCCGCGTAAGCTATGCGACCTCGGATGAGGCTTTGAAAGAGGCCTGTACCCGTATTCAGGATTTCTGTGCCGCCCTGACTTAAGGAGCCCCCATGATCAGCGCCCTACCCGAGCTTTACTTTCGCCTGCGCGACAATGGCGCGACGGTTTTTCGTATGGCGGATGATGCGCGCAACGGGCGGTTGGACATGACGCAGATCGCGACGGTGAACCTGCGCAGTGGCGAGTATAAAGCGACGGGTGACAAGGCCTTGTCTGAAGCAGATCAGGAGGCCATCAAAGCCTGGATCGCCGACCGTCAAGAAAGCCTTCCTTGGCGACGTCTGGATCGCGCCATGCAAGTGATTGAGGACATCAATCAAACGGCGCATTGGGCGCAAACTGAAGCCAGCGACAAGGACCTCGAGGGTGTCGCGGATGCCTTGTTTCTGGCCATGCACGATCTGCGTCAGGTTCTAGTACGCAAGACGGCAGATCGGGTGCGCAAAGAGACTAAAGCCGCCAAAGACTAGCTTTGGCCCGAGGCTCTCAGGTTCACCATTATCTGTCGCCAGAAGCGCCACATTAGCAAAACGGCTGCGCAGGCCAGCCCCGCAACCAACCCAAACCAGACGCCAACCCCTTCAAGCTCGAGCGGGAAACCCAACGTGTAGCCGATGCTGACGCCCACCAGCCAATAGCTGACGGCAGCGAGGATCATCGGCCATTTCGTGTCCAGCACCCCGCGCAAAAGCCCCAAAGCCATGGCCTGCGCGCCGTCCACAAATTGGAACAGTGCGGCCAGCAACATGAGCTTGGCGCCCAAAATAACAACGGCTTCATAGTTTGGATCATCCGAAGTCAGGAACAACCCAATCAGAGTCTGAGGGATGGTCACCATGACTGTCACTGCGACAACCGAAAACCCAAGGCTCATCCAAATCGCCATCCGCGCGCCCCGCGCAAGGTGGTCATAGTCTTTGCGTCCCAAGGCATTGCCCGCCCGCACCGTTGCTGCGCTCGACAGGCCAAGGTGCATCATAAAGGCAAGCCCTGCGATATTGATGGCAATGCCATGGGCCACCAATGGGACAGTCCCAAGCCAGCCCATCATGGTCGTGCTAAACGCAAAGAGCGTCACTTCGGACAAAGCCGTCAACCCAATCGGAAGCCCGACACGGAACACCTTGGCCAGGACTTCGCCGTCAGCTTTCCAGATCCGCTGGAACATCGCATGCTCTGGCAGCACTTTCAGCGCATAGATCACAACGCCCGCAATCGACACCACCTGCACCACTAAAGACGCTATTGCCGCGCCGACGATCCCAAGCTCTGGCGCTCCGAATTTGCCGAAGATCAGCACGTAGTTCACGGCCGCATTTACCAAAGCGGCCAGAACGGTGATCCAAAACACTACACGCGTGCGTTCCAGTGCGGCGAGGTAGCTTTTCAGAACATTGGTCAAAAGCGCGGGCAGCAAACCAAAGACAACGATCCGCAAATAAAGCTGCGCCTGATCCGCAAGATCCGGTTGTTGCCCAATGGCTTTAAGCACCGGAGCGGACCACCAGAACAGAGGAAAAATCAGCAACGCATAGCCAACAGACAGCCACATCCCCATCCGCGTGATCCGTCGGATTTGAATATCGTCATCCGTCGCATCTGCCTCAGCCACCATCGGCATCACGGCAATGGCAAACCCCGATCCCAAGATGAATGTCACGAAAAACAAGGTGCTTCCCAGAACAGCCGCCGCCAAAGCCTCTGCCGAATAGCGGCCCAACATCGCCGTATCCGTCATGCCAATCGCAAACTGCGCCAGATGGCCGCCGATCAACGGCAGTCCCAGCACCAAAAGGGCCCGAAAATGGCCCCGATAACTCATAACCTTGTGTTCCATGCCACAACCCTTAGGAGTCACACGCAATCTTGGCAAGTACAGGAACGACGAAGACACTGTCGTGTTTTGACAGCAGATCGCGGGCGGCGAAACTTATCCACAGACCGCCGCGCCGCCCTTGCTCAAAGCGGGCTTGGGTGAAATAGTAGAGCCAATCAAAGACAGATCAGAGCAGCAGATCCATATGGCCAACGACCTTCTTGCGGAAACCGAAACTGAGTCCACCTATGACGCGTCCTCCATTGACGTGCTTGACGGCCTTGAAGCGGTCCGCAAACGCCCCGGCATGTATATCGGCGGCACCGACGAGCGCGCGTTGCACCATATGGCCGCCGAGATCATCGACAACTCGATGGACGAAGCCGTGGCTGGGTTTGCGACGCGGATCGAGGTCACTCTGCTGGCGGATCACTCACTGAAAGTCGTGGACAACGGGCGCGGCATTCCAATTGATCCGCATCCCAAGTTCCCCGACAAATCAGCACTCGAGGTGATCTTCACCGAGCTCCACGCGGGCGGCAAATTTTCGGGCAAAGCCTATGAGACCTCGGGTGGTCTGCATGGCGTCGGCTCCACCGTGGTGAATGCGCTGTCTGACAGCCTGATCGTCGAGGTCGCTAAGAACAAAGAAGTCTATCAACAAAGCTTCGTGCGCGGCGTGCCACAGGGCAAACTGGAGAAAATCGGCACCACGCCAAATCGGCGCGGCACGACGGTGACCTTCCACGCAGACGATCAGATCTTTGGCAGCCACCGGTTCAAACCCAAGCGGCTGTTTACGTTGGTGCGCTCTAAGGCTTACCTCTTCTCTGGCGTCGAGATCCGCTGGAAAAGCGAAATCGACGACGGCGAAACACCGGTCGAAGCCACCTTCCACTTCCCCGGAGGCCTCTCGGACTATCTGACCGAGACGCTGGGCACTGCGACCTCTTATGCCGACGCGCCTTTCGCAGGCAAAGTACAGTTCAAAGAGAAGTTCAACGAAGCCGGCTATGTAGAATGGGCGATCAACTGGACGCCTTCACGTGACGGCTTCATCCAGTCCTATTGCAACACCGTCCCCACGCCCGAAGGCGGCACCCATGTTACTGGTTTCTGGGCCGCGATCCTGAAGGGCATCAAGGCCTACGGAGAACTCGTCGGCAACAAAAAGGCCGCACAGATCACGCGGGACGATCTGTTGACGGGCGGCTGCGCCTTGGTCAGCTGTTTCATCGCGGATCCGGCCTTTGTGGGCCAGACCAAAGATCGCCTTAGCACCGAGTCCGCCAATAAAATGGTGGAAAACTCGGTTCGCGACCACTTCGACAACTGGCTAGCGGCGGATACGAAATCCGCAGGTGCGATCCTCGATTTCCTCGTCCTGCGCGCCGAGGAACGCCTGCGCCGCCGTCAGGAAAAAGAAACCCAACGGAAGTCCGCAACCAAGAAACTCCGCCTGCCCGGCAAGCTGGTGGATTGTTCGGCAAGCAACCGCGACGGCACCGAGCTGTTTATTGTCGAGGGTGACTCCGCGGGCGGCTCGGCCAAAATGGCGCGCAACCGTAAGACACAGGCGCTCTTGCCCCTGCGGGGTAAGATCCTGAACGTGCTCGGCGCGGCGAGCTCGAAACTCGGGTCCAATGCCGAAATCAACGACCTCTCCCAAGCGCTCGGCGTCGGGCTGGGCAGCCGTTTCAACGTCGATGATCTGCGCTATGACAAGATCATCATCATGACCGACGCGGATGTGGACGGCGCGCATATCGCCTCGCTGCTCATGACGTTCTTCTTCACCCAGATGCGCCCGATGATTGACCAAGGACATCTGTATCTGGCCTGCCCGCCCCTCTTCCGCCTGACCCAAGGCGCCAAGCGCGTCTATTGCATCGACGAGGCCGAACGCGACGCCTATTTGGAAAAAGGCCTTGGCGGTAAAGGCAAAATTGATGTGTCCCGCTTTAAAGGTCTGGGCGAGATGGACGCGAAGGATTTGAAAGAGACCACCATGGACCCCGCGTCACGCAAATTGATCCGCGTGACGATTGACGAGGACAACCCGGGCGAAACCGGAGACCTTGTCGAGCGATTGATGGGCAAGAAACCGGAGAAGCGGTTTGAGTACATCCAAGAAAACGCGCGGTTTGTGGAGGAGTTGGATGTTTGATTTACAGTCGATCAAACAAACCTCTAGGTGAGTTTTTAAGATAGTCGCTGTCTTGAATATACTCACCCAAGATCGATGCCAGAGCGTTTTCATCTAGTGCTCTACCGATTGATTGATCGTTGAATTTCAGCACCCGAACCGCCTTGTGTTCCCTTTGACGTCCATCCACATACTTTGTCGCGAGCTGAACGGTTATTTTGTCATCCTGACCAAACGATAGATCATGTCTGTCAACTTTGTTCCAAAAGTCTTGGTCCTCGACGGCAAAAAGAACGGATTTTTGGTCGCCGATCCGCCCTTTCCACTTACGAGTTTCTTGATCTCGTTTTTCCAATACGGGCGACGTGACAGTCAGTTCAACAATCGAAACATCCCAATGCTCATTAGGGCTTTCATCTTTTTCAGGTTTTTGGGGTCGAATGGCGCGCTCAGGAAAACCACTGCGCGGAATGGGTGGCGATCCTGTATTTTCAAATTCAATAGCAGAGACATCCATCTCTGAAATGCATTTCTCAAAAAGTTCGGCTTGAGCGCTGGTAAGTTCGTAGCGAGCCTTTAATGAAATGCCCAAGCTGTCCAACTGATCTCTCGGCGCCTCCAATACGGAGGCGGCGGAGTCTACGAATATTTCTTCAACTTTCTCGCACAGTTTTTCAATAGCTTCTGCCTCAAGCTCTTCGATTTCTTTTTTGCTTTTTTGAAGTTCCGCTTTGTCATGATATTCACGCACAACGTCTGCAGCGATCGCAGCAGGCTCCTGGCCAGTCAATTCTTTGATTACTGACTTAGCTATGTCTGTTTCAAGCATTTGAACAATTGACCAAAAAACGGCCCAACTACCTCCAACACCAATCGCTGAGATCTTTGCTCCTTTGACCACAACCTTGAGTATTTGGCGTATGCTTCCAGATTCTGGTGCCGCGACTACTAGAACGACGACTATGTCGCCTCCAAACAACTCATCGTTCAGAGTATCAATAATCCTTTGCGTGGACAGTGCAGACGCTACAAATGTATCTACACTTACGTGATGTTCGGGAACGTGAAAACGTACGCTAATTTGTTTCAAGAAATGCAACCTTAAATATTTTTTTCATTATTGGGTGGGTTTTGTAGAACGTCAATCTTCAAGGTTTTCAATTGTGTTGGCTCTAAAGGGCAACGCCCGCTCATGGGGGCGGTCGGGCGCTGCCCGAGCCGCAAGCGGCACTGGCAATTCATAACAACGCACCCAAAACTTGAGCTTCCCCTCCATTCGCACTAAATCTATGTTGCACCTACGAAATCAACTGGACCAACCCATGACGCGCATTCTGATCATCACCGCTCTCTTTGCTCTGACCGCCTGCGAGACCATCGAAGGTGCTGGCCGCGACATCTCTGCTGC
This is a stretch of genomic DNA from Cognatishimia activa. It encodes these proteins:
- a CDS encoding DoxX family protein, which produces MINQLMSLYKSIFAGVERLAEPWLLPTLSRFVFAAVLFYYFYQSGVSKVDFGNGIFGFLKPTDGGFVQIFPKAAEAVFYDITQASFFQKLVIVGGGWAEILLPIMVVIGLLTRLAGVGMIGFVVVQSLTDLYGHGGIAHKETLGVWFDQFSNSAILDQRAFWMLLFVVLIVRGAGPISVDALLGLNKKPVAA
- a CDS encoding arsenate reductase family protein; translation: MKIYGLKNCDTCRKAIKALPEAEFVDVRADGISPEVLTQAYEVLGEALVNTRSTTWRGMDEATRAMPVLDLLAQEPTVMKRPLIERDGEFLLGWTPKVQAALGL
- a CDS encoding cold-shock protein, with the translated sequence MPSGTVKWFNTTKGYGFIAPDEGGKDVFVHISAVERSGLTGLADNQKVEYELSEGRDGRQMAGDLKLVQ
- a CDS encoding dihydrofolate reductase; its protein translation is MISLIVARARNGAIGKDNDIPWHVPEDLAMFKRETLGGAIIMGRNTWDSLPFKPLKNRFNIVVSSQKDLAEHVASSIDEAIALARAEGYMRIYGIGGAGIYKAMLPIADRLLVTEVDTEIPDADVYFPDFSTDDFHRISEVPLEGATPACRVDEYIRRVR
- a CDS encoding thymidylate synthase gives rise to the protein MQQYHDQLRLILDQGTPSSDRTGTGTTSYFGMQARYPLSDGFPLVTTKKLHLRSIIHELLWFLSGDTNIKYLKDNGVSIWDEWADENGDLGPVYGYQWRNFPALQNDDGILSRGSVDQVDELIKLIKTSPDSRRMIVSAWNPADVPDMALPPCHTLWQVRIIGGKLHLQLYQRSADMFLGVPFNIASYALLLVMLAHVTGYEPGDFVHTIGDAHIYSNHMEQVATQLERTPKPLPQIRIKRDVKSIFDFKFEDFEILNYEADPNIKAPVAV
- a CDS encoding VOC family protein; the encoded protein is MKIRYLHTMVRVADLDASIAFYELLGLEETRRYENEGGRFTLVFMTPPGQEDAHVELTYNWDGDDGLPSDSRHFGHLAYSVENIYDMCQHLMDNGVTINRPPRDGRMAFVRSPDNVSIELLQDGDALPSAEPWASMENTGHW
- a CDS encoding MarR family winged helix-turn-helix transcriptional regulator yields the protein MSIHSPTRLPTDAGYISNYLDALALVERLHRLLLDVIKDEFERVGVLEINAVQALLLFNIGDNEVTAGELKSRGYYQGSNVSYNLKKLVEMGYMHHQRCEIDRRSVRVRLTPKGREIRDLVATLFERHADGLQSKGVLGIEGLLDITQALKRVERYWTDQIRYIY
- a CDS encoding succinate dehydrogenase assembly factor 2 — protein: MSETHENRLKRLQMRSMRRGIKEMDIILSRYADAYLAGMDEPALDLYEALLNENDQDLYQWVSGQAEAPQELAALISEISAHVQGAD
- a CDS encoding helix-turn-helix domain-containing protein encodes the protein MSDQDEWTGEEVMDTEDWYVPEVATFGDRLTAAREQAGLSQTDLARKLGVKKVTLVSWEDDLNEPRANRLQMVSGLLGVSLKWLLTGEGDDVDVEESTASADQAILSEIREIHTQLQNATKRLAVLEKRLRKGA
- a CDS encoding pyridoxal phosphate-dependent aminotransferase, which codes for MSILADSLSRVKPSPTMAMTGKAAELKAAGRDIIGLSAGEPDFDTPENIRKAGQEAIETGKTRYTAVDGIPELKQAICEKLKRDNGLSYTPQQISVGTGGKQTLYNALMATINPGDEVVIPAPYWVSYPDMVLLAGGTPVIAEATLENNFKLTPEQLDAAITPKTKWFIFNSPSNPTGAGYSHDELKALTDVLLRHPHVWVMSDDMYEHLAYGDFKFCTPAEVEPALYDRTLTCNGVSKAYAMTGWRLGYAAGPVELIGGMRKIQSQSTSNPCSISQYAAIEALNGPQDYLAKHNEMFVRRRDLVVSMLNEIDGVVCPTPEGAFYVYPSIAGLIGKTTPNGTVIENDEAFATALLEEKDVAIVFGAAFGLSPNFRVSYATSDEALKEACTRIQDFCAALT
- a CDS encoding MATE family efflux transporter — translated: MEHKVMSYRGHFRALLVLGLPLIGGHLAQFAIGMTDTAMLGRYSAEALAAAVLGSTLFFVTFILGSGFAIAVMPMVAEADATDDDIQIRRITRMGMWLSVGYALLIFPLFWWSAPVLKAIGQQPDLADQAQLYLRIVVFGLLPALLTNVLKSYLAALERTRVVFWITVLAALVNAAVNYVLIFGKFGAPELGIVGAAIASLVVQVVSIAGVVIYALKVLPEHAMFQRIWKADGEVLAKVFRVGLPIGLTALSEVTLFAFSTTMMGWLGTVPLVAHGIAINIAGLAFMMHLGLSSAATVRAGNALGRKDYDHLARGARMAIWMSLGFSVVAVTVMVTIPQTLIGLFLTSDDPNYEAVVILGAKLMLLAALFQFVDGAQAMALGLLRGVLDTKWPMILAAVSYWLVGVSIGYTLGFPLELEGVGVWFGLVAGLACAAVLLMWRFWRQIMVNLRASGQS
- the parE gene encoding DNA topoisomerase IV subunit B gives rise to the protein MANDLLAETETESTYDASSIDVLDGLEAVRKRPGMYIGGTDERALHHMAAEIIDNSMDEAVAGFATRIEVTLLADHSLKVVDNGRGIPIDPHPKFPDKSALEVIFTELHAGGKFSGKAYETSGGLHGVGSTVVNALSDSLIVEVAKNKEVYQQSFVRGVPQGKLEKIGTTPNRRGTTVTFHADDQIFGSHRFKPKRLFTLVRSKAYLFSGVEIRWKSEIDDGETPVEATFHFPGGLSDYLTETLGTATSYADAPFAGKVQFKEKFNEAGYVEWAINWTPSRDGFIQSYCNTVPTPEGGTHVTGFWAAILKGIKAYGELVGNKKAAQITRDDLLTGGCALVSCFIADPAFVGQTKDRLSTESANKMVENSVRDHFDNWLAADTKSAGAILDFLVLRAEERLRRRQEKETQRKSATKKLRLPGKLVDCSASNRDGTELFIVEGDSAGGSAKMARNRKTQALLPLRGKILNVLGAASSKLGSNAEINDLSQALGVGLGSRFNVDDLRYDKIIIMTDADVDGAHIASLLMTFFFTQMRPMIDQGHLYLACPPLFRLTQGAKRVYCIDEAERDAYLEKGLGGKGKIDVSRFKGLGEMDAKDLKETTMDPASRKLIRVTIDEDNPGETGDLVERLMGKKPEKRFEYIQENARFVEELDV
- a CDS encoding entericidin A/B family lipoprotein, producing MTRILIITALFALTACETIEGAGRDISAAGNAISNAAK